In the Eptesicus fuscus isolate TK198812 chromosome 12, DD_ASM_mEF_20220401, whole genome shotgun sequence genome, one interval contains:
- the LOC103302894 gene encoding LOW QUALITY PROTEIN: cyclin-G1-like (The sequence of the model RefSeq protein was modified relative to this genomic sequence to represent the inferred CDS: deleted 1 base in 1 codon; substituted 1 base at 1 genomic stop codon) — protein sequence MRMEKIVFQKVCWKGKATSAFQCLHIYSLIQENLQWKKRNSLNFERLEAQCKACHCRIIFFFXAKRSLFVLSIIALVIQAQRCVELTEGVECLQKHSKIRGRDLTWQELVSNCLTEYSSNKCSKPTVQKLKWIVSGLTAWQLKCGYYRITHLPTISETVP from the exons ATGAGAATGGAAAAGATTGTGTTTCAGAAGGTGTGTTGGAAAGGCAAAGCTACTTCCGCCTTCCAATGTCTGCACATCTATTCACTCATTCAAGAGAACTTACAATGGAAAAAAAGGAATAGCCTTAATTTTGAAAGATTAGAAGCTCAGTGTAAGGCATGCCACTGcaggatcattttttttttt taagctaagcGTTCTCTGTTTGTATTGTCTATCATTGCATTGGTGATCCAAGCTCAGAGGTGTGTAGAGTTAACAGAAGGTGTGGAATGTCTTCAGAAACATTCCAAGATACGTGGTAGAGATTTGACCTGGCAAGAGCTCGTATCCAATTGTTTAACTGAATATTCATCAAACAAGTGTTCTAAACCAACTGTTCAGAAGTTGAAATGGATTGTTTCTGGGCTAACTGCATGGCAACTGAAATGTGGTTACTACAGAATAACCCACCTTCCAACAATTTCTGAAACTGTTCCTTAA